From Salinicoccus roseus, one genomic window encodes:
- a CDS encoding TSUP family transporter, with protein MADIELSALLLVIALGFLAAFIDAVVGGGGLISIPALLATGMTPATALGTNKLASAFGSLTSSLKFLRARHVDFRMVMKLFPLSFILSVCGALVAVRMPGEVLKPLVLIMLIFVLIYTLVKKDWGGIEKKAVFTREKIVFLVVFVMLIGFYDGFMGGGTGSFLMFLMLFSGFDFLRSAGNAKVLNFGSNIGALLLFILMGEVNYTYGLAMGASMILGSYAGAHMAISKGVGYVKALFIIVTSILILANLYDFFR; from the coding sequence ATGGCGGATATTGAACTTTCCGCTCTGCTGCTGGTCATCGCGCTCGGTTTCCTGGCAGCATTCATTGATGCCGTAGTGGGTGGGGGCGGGCTGATTTCAATTCCTGCCCTGCTGGCTACAGGCATGACGCCTGCGACTGCACTCGGCACGAATAAGCTTGCTTCCGCCTTCGGTTCACTGACCAGTTCACTGAAATTCCTGAGGGCCCGGCATGTGGATTTCAGGATGGTGATGAAGCTCTTCCCATTGAGCTTCATCCTCTCCGTATGCGGAGCCCTTGTGGCAGTCCGGATGCCGGGTGAGGTGCTGAAGCCGCTCGTTCTAATCATGCTGATCTTCGTGCTCATCTACACCTTGGTGAAGAAGGATTGGGGCGGTATCGAGAAGAAGGCGGTGTTCACGCGGGAAAAGATCGTCTTCTTGGTGGTCTTCGTCATGCTCATCGGGTTCTATGATGGATTCATGGGTGGCGGCACGGGGTCGTTCCTGATGTTTCTGATGCTTTTTTCCGGCTTTGATTTCCTGAGGTCGGCCGGGAATGCCAAAGTACTGAACTTCGGCAGCAACATCGGGGCGCTGCTGCTCTTCATCCTCATGGGGGAAGTGAATTACACCTATGGACTCGCCATGGGAGCGAGCATGATCCTCGGCTCCTATGCTGGTGCCCATATGGCCATTTCAAAGGGTGTGGGCTATGTGAAGGCATTGTTCATCATCGTCACTTCCATACTCATCCTCGCCAACCTGTATGATTTTTTCCGATAG
- the thiI gene encoding tRNA uracil 4-sulfurtransferase ThiI — protein MIYDHILVRYGEITLKTRNRKMFINALRQNMKRALTGFSIELAAQWDRAYITLNGEDPDAVMDAIENVNGILSVSPVAKLEKSEEAMKDTAVHFAEEFTKGETFKIEVRRADKSYHLKTFDIQYMLGGYVLENVPDLKVDVKHPDHQIMVEVRTDGIYMYHEVRQCIGGLPIGTGGRALLMLSGGIDSPVAGLEVMKKGVEIEAVHFHSPPYTSPEATEKVKHLVDIMSKRTGADIKLHIVPFTELQTKIYDWIPDNMSMTTTRRIMLIIAERLAERIDGKAIVNGENLGQVASQTLTSMHAINAVTNFPVLRPLLTLEKNEIVEMARRYGTYETSVLPFEDCCTIFKPKSPKTRPLVEKVEKFESKVDFEPMIEKALEGIECYSVNEAEEKEAFSSLL, from the coding sequence ATGATATATGACCATATTCTGGTGAGGTACGGTGAAATTACCCTGAAGACGCGGAACAGGAAGATGTTCATCAACGCATTGCGGCAAAATATGAAACGTGCACTGACGGGTTTCAGCATTGAACTCGCTGCACAATGGGACCGGGCCTACATCACTTTGAACGGGGAGGATCCTGATGCAGTGATGGATGCCATCGAGAATGTGAATGGGATATTGAGTGTCTCGCCCGTGGCGAAGCTCGAGAAGTCCGAAGAAGCAATGAAGGATACGGCCGTCCACTTTGCGGAAGAATTCACCAAGGGGGAGACCTTCAAGATTGAAGTGCGGCGTGCAGACAAGAGCTATCATCTGAAGACATTCGACATACAGTACATGCTCGGCGGATATGTCCTGGAAAATGTGCCGGATCTGAAAGTGGATGTGAAGCACCCCGACCATCAGATCATGGTGGAAGTAAGGACCGACGGGATCTATATGTACCATGAAGTAAGACAATGCATCGGCGGGCTGCCGATCGGCACAGGCGGCCGCGCGCTGCTGATGCTCTCGGGCGGCATCGATTCACCGGTTGCCGGGCTGGAAGTGATGAAGAAGGGGGTCGAGATTGAAGCGGTCCATTTCCATTCGCCCCCTTATACGAGTCCCGAGGCGACTGAAAAGGTCAAGCATCTGGTCGATATCATGTCGAAACGGACCGGAGCGGATATAAAGCTCCACATCGTCCCCTTCACGGAACTCCAGACGAAGATATATGACTGGATTCCGGACAACATGTCCATGACGACGACGCGCCGGATCATGCTTATCATTGCAGAACGGCTGGCAGAACGCATTGATGGGAAGGCGATCGTCAATGGTGAAAATCTCGGACAGGTAGCCTCCCAGACACTCACCAGCATGCATGCGATCAACGCGGTCACAAACTTTCCCGTGCTCCGTCCGCTGTTGACGCTGGAGAAGAATGAAATCGTTGAAATGGCACGCAGATACGGCACCTACGAGACATCCGTGCTGCCGTTTGAAGACTGCTGCACCATCTTCAAGCCTAAATCTCCGAAGACGAGGCCTTTGGTGGAGAAGGTCGAGAAGTTCGAATCCAAGGTTGATTTCGAGCCGATGATCGAAAAGGCACTCGAGGGTATTGAATGCTATTCTGTGAATGAGGCAGAAGAAAAAGAAGCATTCAGTTCGTTGCTGTAG
- a CDS encoding septation ring formation regulator EzrA encodes MWVYVLIIVILAVVIAIGTLLYMRNIRKDDIKTQYVKLEGIRNLPFQDELVKVKDYNLHGEAQLLYKTWQSDWQNVLKHSLVEAQNDLDQATEDVEKFRFNDSRAKTESANAKLESVEEKYKALSGEIHQLIDANEEGERKYSEAEQLYRESKRDVLANGHQFGDAQPHLEKLIETYEPELKDYEKQVNQGNYVTANKEIDEVHEELSILKENMDEIPLLIKEVQKDLPQQFQEVRFGCRDLKADGYDLEHIKVEGKLSTLKGKLNLVEPLITRLELDEARDILEDINTQLDDMLELVEHEVMAKTKVDHEKDIITDDLFHAKDMNYTLRTEIDYVKEQFHINETDIHQVQKYEHEIEGMIEIYDEIISETSKSMARYSEVLDNLEYIKDNIGSINEEQQQIQQYLINLREDEAEARENALLIQDRKEEIYRELLGSNLTSVPEKFLVMKNELDIDVKEINKYFKRRPLNVQYIKDKVNRTVILMNKYEQEAYEILQAARLTEVMIQYGNRYRRDDPDFNHKLNEAERLFRENRYKRALEIVRAALDKVEPGAAERIEKEFDKR; translated from the coding sequence ATGTGGGTCTATGTTTTAATCATTGTCATACTGGCTGTCGTGATCGCGATCGGCACGCTGTTATATATGCGCAACATCAGAAAAGATGATATAAAGACGCAATATGTAAAACTCGAGGGGATACGAAATCTGCCGTTTCAGGATGAGCTCGTCAAAGTCAAGGACTACAACCTCCACGGCGAGGCGCAGTTACTGTACAAGACTTGGCAGTCGGACTGGCAGAACGTACTTAAACACTCTCTGGTAGAGGCCCAAAATGACCTGGATCAGGCTACTGAAGATGTTGAAAAATTTCGTTTCAACGACAGTCGTGCCAAGACTGAAAGTGCAAATGCGAAACTGGAGAGTGTCGAGGAGAAGTACAAAGCGCTTTCCGGTGAAATCCATCAACTGATCGATGCGAACGAGGAGGGCGAGCGGAAGTACAGTGAGGCGGAGCAGCTGTATCGTGAGTCGAAACGCGATGTACTTGCGAACGGGCATCAGTTCGGTGATGCACAGCCACACCTGGAAAAGCTCATTGAAACATATGAACCTGAACTGAAAGACTATGAAAAGCAGGTGAACCAGGGCAACTATGTCACTGCCAACAAGGAGATAGACGAAGTCCATGAGGAGCTCTCCATACTCAAGGAGAACATGGATGAAATACCGCTCCTGATCAAGGAGGTCCAGAAGGATCTGCCCCAGCAGTTCCAGGAAGTGCGCTTCGGATGCCGTGACTTGAAGGCGGATGGGTATGACCTCGAACATATCAAGGTGGAGGGCAAGCTGTCCACACTCAAAGGGAAGCTCAACCTGGTTGAACCGCTGATCACCCGTCTTGAACTTGATGAGGCCAGGGACATCCTGGAGGACATCAATACCCAGCTGGATGACATGCTTGAACTTGTTGAGCATGAAGTCATGGCGAAAACGAAAGTCGACCATGAAAAGGACATCATTACGGATGACCTTTTCCATGCGAAGGACATGAACTACACGCTGCGTACTGAAATCGACTATGTGAAAGAGCAGTTCCATATCAATGAAACGGATATCCATCAGGTGCAGAAGTACGAACATGAGATCGAGGGCATGATCGAAATCTATGATGAGATCATCTCCGAAACATCCAAATCGATGGCGCGGTACAGCGAAGTTCTGGATAATCTGGAGTACATCAAGGATAACATCGGCTCCATCAATGAAGAACAGCAGCAGATCCAGCAATATCTGATCAATCTGCGTGAAGATGAGGCGGAAGCCCGTGAGAATGCCCTCCTGATACAGGACCGCAAAGAGGAAATCTACAGGGAGCTTCTTGGATCGAACTTGACGAGTGTTCCGGAAAAGTTCCTGGTCATGAAGAACGAACTCGACATAGACGTCAAAGAGATCAACAAGTACTTCAAGCGGCGTCCCCTGAATGTCCAATACATCAAGGACAAGGTGAACCGTACGGTGATTCTGATGAACAAATATGAGCAGGAAGCATACGAGATACTTCAGGCGGCACGGCTCACTGAAGTGATGATCCAGTATGGCAACCGCTACAGGAGGGACGACCCGGATTTCAACCATAAGTTGAATGAAGCGGAACGCCTCTTCAGGGAAAACCGCTACAAGCGTGCCCTTGAGATCGTCCGGGCGGCCTTGGACAAAGTGGAACCGGGAGCAGCAGAACGTATTGAGAAAGAATTTGATAAGCGCTAG
- a CDS encoding cysteine desulfurase family protein produces the protein MDNAATTRPYDDVLETYMNVNKMYYANTSSIHQAGREAAKLLEASRRQILDLMGLEGYDCIFTSGATESNNIAIQSVLRHKKPFGRTVLLSELEHPSVINVGEVMKDEGFNVRYIRTLPDGTVDMAHLGELLDDDVVFVTVMAVNNIVGTIQPIREMIGMLKAYPKVHFHVDATQAVGKMRMDYRGVDSLSISAHKFHGVKGIGALIAREAETLSAIAYGGGHERNIRSGTVNLPGAVSMARALRNSDETLDAAEKRVYAYNRKVKEAVSGLHAVQVQPGGVPHIMNLSFTGAKGEVVVNALGTHDIFVSTTSACASKLKKLNETLLAMGSDQPVIEGSIRISFSSQTEEAEVDRLITALYAVHTEIGDVLK, from the coding sequence ATGGATAACGCAGCAACGACACGTCCATACGACGACGTGCTGGAGACATATATGAACGTCAATAAGATGTATTATGCCAATACGTCAAGCATCCACCAGGCGGGGCGGGAAGCGGCAAAGCTGCTGGAAGCCTCAAGGCGGCAGATCCTCGACCTGATGGGTCTCGAAGGATATGACTGCATTTTCACTTCAGGTGCGACGGAAAGCAACAATATCGCCATCCAGAGTGTGCTCCGCCATAAGAAGCCTTTCGGCAGGACGGTGCTCCTCAGTGAACTTGAACATCCAAGTGTCATCAATGTGGGGGAAGTGATGAAGGACGAGGGCTTCAATGTCCGCTATATCCGCACCCTGCCTGATGGCACGGTCGATATGGCGCACCTCGGGGAGCTGCTCGATGATGACGTCGTCTTCGTCACTGTGATGGCGGTCAACAATATCGTCGGCACCATCCAGCCGATAAGAGAAATGATTGGGATGCTGAAGGCATACCCGAAGGTGCATTTTCACGTCGATGCCACACAGGCTGTCGGCAAAATGAGGATGGATTACAGAGGGGTGGATTCCCTCAGCATCAGTGCCCATAAATTCCATGGAGTAAAAGGCATCGGGGCGCTTATTGCTCGCGAAGCGGAGACGCTGTCCGCCATTGCATACGGGGGTGGTCATGAAAGGAACATCAGAAGCGGTACCGTCAACCTGCCGGGAGCCGTCTCGATGGCGCGGGCGCTGAGGAACAGCGATGAAACGCTGGATGCAGCGGAGAAACGGGTATATGCCTATAACAGGAAGGTGAAGGAGGCGGTCTCGGGGCTCCATGCGGTACAGGTGCAGCCTGGTGGCGTGCCCCATATCATGAACCTCTCATTCACCGGTGCCAAAGGTGAAGTTGTAGTCAATGCGCTCGGTACCCATGATATATTCGTGTCGACGACGAGTGCATGTGCATCAAAGCTGAAAAAGCTGAATGAAACATTGCTCGCGATGGGAAGCGACCAGCCAGTGATAGAAGGCAGCATAAGGATTTCCTTCAGCAGCCAGACTGAAGAAGCGGAAGTGGATAGACTGATCACCGCGCTCTATGCGGTGCATACTGAAATAGGAGATGTTTTGAAATGA